A portion of the Natronococcus sp. AD-5 genome contains these proteins:
- a CDS encoding nitroreductase family protein encodes MQESISTVRELDEKVADHREPDHELDPLFVNRWSPRAMTGEPLEKEEFLPLFEAARWAPSAFNNQHWRFIYATREDEEWETFVDLLVEGNRTWATDAAVLAVIVSKTTLDHNDEPAPTHSFDTGAAWQNLALEGARRGLAVHGMAGFDYERAAEELDVPEEFAVEAMVAVGERAPPETLSDDLREREQPSDRKPLAEILHRGGFEG; translated from the coding sequence ATGCAAGAATCTATTTCGACTGTCCGCGAACTCGACGAGAAAGTCGCCGACCACCGCGAGCCCGACCACGAGCTCGATCCGCTGTTCGTCAACCGCTGGTCGCCGCGCGCGATGACCGGCGAACCCCTCGAGAAGGAGGAGTTCCTCCCGCTGTTCGAGGCCGCCCGGTGGGCGCCCTCCGCGTTCAACAACCAGCACTGGCGATTTATCTACGCGACCCGCGAGGACGAGGAGTGGGAGACCTTCGTCGACCTGCTCGTCGAAGGCAATCGGACGTGGGCGACCGACGCGGCCGTCCTCGCGGTGATCGTCTCGAAGACGACGCTCGACCACAACGACGAACCGGCGCCAACGCACTCGTTCGACACCGGTGCGGCCTGGCAGAACCTCGCGCTCGAGGGCGCGCGCCGCGGCCTGGCCGTCCACGGGATGGCCGGGTTCGACTACGAGCGCGCCGCCGAGGAACTCGACGTCCCGGAGGAGTTCGCGGTCGAAGCGATGGTCGCGGTCGGCGAGCGCGCACCGCCCGAGACGCTGTCCGACGACCTCCGGGAACGCGAACAGCCGAGCGACCGCAAGCCCCTCGCGGAGATTCTCCACCGCGGCGGCTTCGAAGGGTAG
- a CDS encoding short-chain fatty acid transporter produces MSSTGSSERGAIRAFFTALGDASSRLVQRYLPDAFIFALLLTFLTMIIAVLVTDEGPASVATHWGAGFWEVIEFSMQASLALLTGWALADSPPIKRALRRIADVPDSQTQAIFVVALCGQLLGLFHWGVVLIAGAILAREVGIAMAEKDIDVHYPLLVAAAYAGLLPWHQGLSGAALLLVATEGHFAEDATGVIPVSETIFHPFNLAVIAGVVAVVVVLMPLMAPEEENATAVPEGTLRAARGESTMTDGGEVEKPHRVRESWLKGRLLDSKLICIGAGAIIWAYLLYLFATEPFMQVLNINILISAMFGLGFFAHASLRSYVDVFHEAIEGASQIIIQFQFYGGIMGIMVFSGLVELIAETAAAYATDTTWYLFVFVSGGIVNFFVPSGGGQWVVMGEIYASATQEIAGTQMNHMLIAFAMGDQWTNMIQPFWALPVLGIAGLSIRDMMGYVAVLFVFSGIVMGTGTILIGVIG; encoded by the coding sequence ATGAGCTCGACCGGCTCGAGCGAACGGGGTGCGATACGCGCCTTTTTCACCGCGCTCGGCGACGCCTCGAGCAGGCTGGTACAGCGCTACCTTCCGGACGCGTTCATCTTCGCGCTCCTGCTGACGTTTCTCACGATGATCATCGCGGTGCTGGTCACCGACGAGGGGCCGGCCAGCGTCGCGACGCACTGGGGGGCCGGGTTCTGGGAGGTCATCGAGTTCTCAATGCAGGCGTCGCTCGCGTTGCTCACCGGCTGGGCGCTCGCCGACTCGCCGCCGATAAAGCGGGCGCTCAGACGGATCGCCGACGTGCCCGACAGCCAGACGCAGGCGATATTCGTGGTCGCGCTCTGCGGACAGCTTCTCGGGCTGTTCCACTGGGGCGTCGTGCTTATCGCCGGCGCGATCCTCGCGCGCGAGGTCGGGATCGCGATGGCCGAGAAGGATATCGACGTCCACTACCCGTTGCTCGTCGCGGCCGCCTACGCGGGGCTGCTCCCCTGGCACCAGGGGCTCTCCGGCGCGGCGCTGTTGCTCGTCGCAACTGAGGGGCACTTCGCCGAGGACGCCACGGGCGTGATCCCCGTTTCGGAGACGATCTTCCACCCGTTCAACCTCGCGGTGATCGCCGGGGTCGTCGCAGTCGTCGTGGTCCTCATGCCGCTGATGGCTCCCGAGGAGGAAAACGCCACGGCGGTCCCCGAGGGAACGCTGCGAGCCGCGCGCGGGGAGAGTACGATGACGGACGGCGGCGAGGTCGAGAAGCCGCATCGAGTCCGGGAATCGTGGCTGAAGGGGCGCCTCCTCGATAGCAAGCTGATCTGTATCGGGGCCGGCGCGATCATCTGGGCGTACCTCCTCTACCTGTTCGCGACGGAGCCGTTCATGCAGGTGCTGAACATCAACATCCTCATCTCCGCGATGTTCGGACTGGGCTTTTTCGCGCACGCGTCGCTTCGCAGTTACGTCGACGTCTTCCACGAGGCGATCGAGGGCGCCAGCCAGATCATCATCCAGTTCCAGTTCTACGGCGGGATCATGGGCATCATGGTCTTCTCGGGGCTGGTCGAGCTGATCGCCGAAACCGCCGCGGCGTACGCGACCGACACGACGTGGTACCTGTTCGTGTTCGTCTCCGGCGGGATCGTCAACTTCTTCGTTCCCTCGGGCGGCGGCCAGTGGGTCGTCATGGGCGAGATCTACGCGTCGGCGACTCAGGAGATCGCGGGCACGCAGATGAACCACATGCTGATCGCCTTCGCGATGGGCGATCAATGGACGAACATGATCCAGCCGTTCTGGGCGCTTCCCGTGCTCGGGATCGCGGGCCTCTCGATCCGCGACATGATGGGCTACGTCGCCGTGCTGTTCGTCTTCAGCGGAATCGTCATGGGAACCGGGACGATCCTCATCGGGGTGATCGGGTGA
- a CDS encoding TIGR00366 family protein has product MSSETSTPVETRRDPFVPALGQYFPESLVSALLLALLALVATVPFLDPITQLELFGTGFFELFAVQMLLILFWVVSASVVESPRFGAVLDRIAGVLPASQRGIIFATGFVSLLFGWINWAFGLIGGVLVGQRLCRRARESGTAVHYPLVLTGGLLALVLTNQGLSSPGALIVADGSGLANVLVDDAGAIAMTEFVLHPANLVSSAVLLVTLPLLLAALAPDDEREIAPLDERNEILEGSIARTLDHYSPKVPPEDWTVGDRLENSRLITAVVVVVGLASAGWHFATGGALTLPWLAFTLIVLGMAAQGPPMAFREKTEDATKWANHVVIPFLLYAAVFALLGESGLYGAIGDALAGTGLPYVGSYAVAFVLGLLIPDPGSLWVLHGPVVAAAELDVVVSLIAVMYGAGLSNLWLGFLFAGILSIPGFEWREFVRYAAVVTVYVTGLVLGLLLLL; this is encoded by the coding sequence ATGTCGAGTGAAACGTCGACCCCGGTGGAAACCCGGCGAGATCCGTTCGTCCCGGCACTCGGCCAGTACTTTCCGGAGTCGCTGGTGAGCGCGCTCCTGCTCGCGCTGCTGGCGCTCGTCGCGACCGTTCCGTTCCTCGATCCGATCACCCAGCTCGAGCTGTTCGGCACCGGTTTCTTCGAGCTCTTCGCCGTCCAGATGCTCCTGATCCTCTTCTGGGTCGTCAGCGCGTCGGTCGTCGAGTCGCCGCGCTTCGGGGCCGTCCTCGACCGGATCGCCGGCGTCCTGCCCGCGAGTCAGCGGGGGATCATCTTCGCGACCGGCTTCGTCTCCTTGCTGTTCGGCTGGATCAACTGGGCGTTCGGGCTGATCGGCGGCGTCCTCGTCGGTCAACGGCTCTGTCGGCGCGCTCGAGAGAGCGGAACCGCGGTCCACTACCCGCTCGTCCTGACGGGCGGCCTGCTGGCGCTCGTCCTCACGAACCAGGGGCTGTCCAGCCCGGGGGCGCTGATCGTGGCCGACGGGAGCGGACTGGCGAACGTCCTGGTCGACGACGCGGGCGCGATCGCGATGACGGAGTTCGTGCTCCACCCCGCGAACCTCGTCTCGAGCGCCGTCCTCCTCGTCACGCTCCCGCTGCTCCTCGCCGCGCTCGCGCCGGACGACGAGCGCGAGATCGCGCCGCTCGACGAGCGAAACGAGATCCTCGAGGGGTCGATCGCCCGGACGCTCGATCACTACTCGCCGAAGGTTCCGCCCGAAGACTGGACGGTCGGCGATCGCCTCGAGAACTCCCGGCTCATCACCGCGGTCGTGGTCGTCGTCGGCCTCGCCTCCGCCGGCTGGCACTTCGCGACGGGCGGCGCGCTGACGCTCCCGTGGCTGGCGTTTACGCTGATCGTCCTCGGGATGGCCGCGCAGGGGCCGCCGATGGCCTTCCGGGAGAAAACGGAAGACGCGACGAAGTGGGCGAACCACGTGGTGATCCCGTTCCTGCTCTACGCGGCCGTCTTCGCGCTGCTCGGCGAGTCGGGGCTGTACGGCGCGATCGGCGACGCGCTCGCCGGCACCGGCCTTCCCTACGTGGGTTCGTACGCCGTCGCGTTCGTCCTCGGCCTCCTGATTCCCGACCCGGGATCGCTCTGGGTGCTCCACGGGCCGGTCGTCGCCGCCGCGGAGCTCGACGTCGTCGTCTCGCTGATCGCGGTGATGTACGGCGCGGGGCTCTCGAACCTCTGGCTCGGGTTCCTGTTCGCGGGCATCCTCTCGATTCCCGGCTTCGAGTGGCGGGAGTTCGTCCGGTACGCCGCCGTCGTGACCGTCTACGTGACGGGCCTCGTGCTGGGGCTCCTGCTGCTCCTCTAG
- a CDS encoding carbohydrate kinase family protein: protein MTREILVAGETLIDFLPERPGPISSVEQFDRRPGGAPANVAVALARLEQTPLFWTRVGDDPFGRYLRKTLDEHGLPDRFVERDPDAKTTLAFVTHDETGDREFSFYRDATADTRFQPGRVDGTTLEDLEWVHAGGVALSSGSSREATLDLLERAASRDCTVSFDPNARPELWPDEGVFREGVREALEHVDVLKAAEEELEALGFEGDGVEELARGVLDVDGGPSTVFATRGGEGAIAVAGGDAAWSGTASHPGYEADVVDTTGAGDAFVAGTIAALSEGRDVEETLAFANAVGAAATTAAGAMAALPDREAVRAIRRTE, encoded by the coding sequence ATGACTCGCGAGATTCTGGTCGCCGGCGAGACGCTGATCGACTTCCTCCCCGAGCGACCCGGACCGATCTCGAGCGTCGAGCAATTCGACCGACGGCCGGGCGGCGCGCCCGCGAACGTCGCCGTCGCGCTCGCCCGCCTCGAGCAAACGCCGCTGTTCTGGACCCGCGTCGGCGACGACCCGTTCGGCCGCTACCTCCGGAAGACGCTCGACGAGCACGGCCTCCCGGACCGGTTCGTCGAACGCGATCCGGACGCGAAGACGACGCTCGCGTTCGTCACCCACGACGAGACGGGCGACCGCGAGTTCTCCTTCTACCGCGACGCGACGGCGGACACCCGCTTCCAGCCCGGTCGGGTCGACGGCACGACGCTCGAGGACCTCGAGTGGGTCCACGCCGGCGGCGTCGCCCTCTCGAGCGGCTCCTCGCGGGAGGCCACGCTGGACCTGCTCGAGCGCGCCGCCAGCCGGGACTGTACGGTCTCGTTCGATCCGAACGCCAGGCCGGAGCTGTGGCCCGACGAGGGCGTCTTCCGAGAAGGCGTTCGAGAGGCGCTCGAGCACGTCGACGTCCTGAAGGCGGCCGAGGAGGAACTCGAGGCGCTCGGATTCGAGGGCGACGGCGTCGAGGAACTGGCTCGAGGCGTCCTCGACGTAGACGGCGGGCCGTCGACGGTCTTCGCCACCCGCGGCGGCGAGGGCGCGATCGCCGTCGCCGGCGGCGACGCGGCCTGGTCGGGGACCGCCAGCCACCCCGGCTACGAGGCCGACGTCGTCGACACGACCGGCGCGGGCGACGCGTTCGTCGCCGGGACGATCGCCGCCCTCTCCGAAGGGCGGGACGTAGAGGAGACGCTCGCGTTCGCCAACGCCGTCGGGGCGGCCGCGACGACGGCCGCGGGTGCGATGGCGGCGCTTCCGGATCGGGAAGCCGTGCGGGCGATCAGACGGACCGAGTGA
- a CDS encoding extracellular solute-binding protein, with the protein MSRRRFVRGVGATGAAAGSIAAAGCAAAPWGGSDDDVPEGAEDYDTVISWHGGFADDESDDVKDDVREALWDAGLSKEIYVDIQQSSDSTDDVLDQYTTWLSAGRSDPDILNMDSGWTIPFIERGQLGRIDEYMSEDRIAEIEEDYFPASVDSVRDEDGNLHGLPVFVDLGLMHYRKDLVEAAGYDPDGEGWATEPPTWQEFSEAVGAAMEEDDGIENGFTFQADNYEGLSCCNFNEWITTWGGAYFGDHENLHANVGDRPITVEDEPVLDAIRMIRTFIHGSDADDTLDDFEGGISTEAVLGWNEDPSLGPYGDGRVIANRNWSYAAAMHAQDDDEDGAGFGEDHGVMPIPYAVTEDEAEYEGTGGTAAALGGWNAVPNPNSENLDAVAEVLEALMDPEFQLFVFEHPLIGNIPPRSEALEDDDAEDIPVMGRYVDSIRVAGETATARPVTSLWPDQSSATASRVHSALQGDETPEDAMSDLADDLEQLEQEAD; encoded by the coding sequence GTGTCACGACGGCGCTTCGTAAGGGGGGTCGGCGCAACCGGTGCGGCAGCCGGTTCGATCGCGGCGGCCGGCTGTGCGGCCGCTCCGTGGGGAGGGAGCGACGACGACGTTCCCGAGGGTGCCGAGGACTACGATACGGTCATCAGCTGGCACGGCGGCTTCGCCGACGACGAGTCCGACGACGTCAAAGACGACGTTCGCGAGGCGCTGTGGGACGCGGGGCTGTCCAAGGAGATCTACGTCGACATCCAGCAGTCGTCCGATTCGACCGACGACGTGCTGGACCAGTACACCACCTGGCTGTCGGCGGGTCGATCGGATCCGGACATCCTCAACATGGACTCGGGGTGGACGATTCCGTTCATCGAGCGCGGCCAGCTCGGGCGCATCGACGAGTACATGTCCGAAGACCGGATCGCGGAGATCGAAGAGGATTACTTCCCGGCGAGCGTCGACTCCGTGCGCGACGAGGACGGCAATCTCCACGGCCTTCCTGTGTTCGTCGACCTCGGCCTGATGCACTACCGGAAGGACCTCGTCGAGGCGGCGGGCTACGATCCCGACGGCGAGGGGTGGGCCACGGAGCCGCCGACCTGGCAGGAGTTCTCGGAGGCCGTCGGCGCCGCGATGGAGGAAGACGACGGGATCGAGAACGGCTTCACCTTTCAGGCGGACAACTACGAGGGGCTGTCCTGCTGTAACTTCAACGAGTGGATCACCACGTGGGGCGGCGCGTACTTCGGCGACCACGAGAACCTCCACGCCAACGTCGGCGACCGGCCGATCACCGTCGAGGACGAGCCGGTACTCGACGCGATTCGAATGATCCGCACCTTCATTCACGGCAGCGACGCCGACGACACGCTCGACGACTTCGAGGGCGGCATCTCGACGGAGGCCGTCCTGGGGTGGAACGAGGACCCCTCGCTCGGTCCGTACGGCGACGGCCGGGTGATCGCGAACCGCAACTGGTCGTACGCGGCCGCGATGCACGCGCAGGACGACGACGAGGATGGCGCCGGCTTCGGCGAGGACCACGGCGTGATGCCGATCCCGTACGCGGTGACCGAGGACGAAGCCGAGTACGAGGGCACCGGCGGCACCGCCGCGGCGCTCGGGGGCTGGAACGCCGTTCCGAACCCGAACTCCGAGAACCTCGACGCCGTCGCCGAGGTCCTCGAGGCGCTGATGGACCCCGAGTTCCAGCTGTTCGTCTTCGAACACCCCCTGATCGGGAACATCCCGCCGCGCTCGGAGGCTCTCGAGGACGACGACGCCGAGGACATCCCCGTCATGGGTCGGTACGTCGACTCGATCCGGGTGGCCGGCGAGACCGCGACGGCGCGCCCCGTCACGTCGCTTTGGCCCGACCAGTCGAGCGCGACTGCCAGCCGCGTCCACTCGGCGCTGCAGGGTGACGAGACGCCCGAGGACGCGATGAGCGACCTCGCCGACGACCTCGAGCAACTCGAGCAAGAGGCGGACTGA
- a CDS encoding carbohydrate ABC transporter permease produces the protein MATDNRSASGASTVTRPHVAVANKLETVSEDAFAYVLLVPTFLLITVVAIYPLLETFRLSLYTDQLGSVGVGDFVGHANYVDVLAGARDVVLLSGFWYGVAITLGFALVSVFFETLLGLGMALVLDKEFRGRAFVRMAILIPWAVPVVIQGMIFYLLFEPSIGFAVRPLQELGVMSSTPLTTTRDAFVLLITADVWKTTAFMALIILAGLQSIDRSLYEVGRVAGATRWQRFVMITFPLVLPAVLVAMLFRTLQAMQVYGIVVTMSGCSTVPSLTCMVVESFRANRFATSATIAFLTAGIISIIIGVYLVKFVDSLREIGGDV, from the coding sequence ATGGCAACAGATAATCGGAGTGCATCGGGCGCATCGACTGTTACGCGTCCGCACGTAGCCGTCGCTAACAAACTCGAGACCGTCAGCGAGGACGCGTTCGCGTACGTCCTGCTGGTACCGACGTTCCTGCTGATTACGGTCGTCGCCATCTACCCGCTGCTCGAGACGTTCCGGCTGTCGCTGTACACGGACCAGCTCGGAAGCGTGGGCGTCGGCGATTTCGTCGGCCACGCGAACTACGTCGACGTGCTCGCCGGCGCACGGGACGTCGTACTGCTGTCGGGGTTCTGGTACGGCGTCGCGATCACGCTCGGGTTCGCGCTCGTGAGCGTGTTCTTCGAGACGCTTCTCGGGCTCGGGATGGCGCTCGTCCTCGACAAGGAGTTCCGCGGGCGGGCGTTCGTTCGCATGGCGATCCTCATCCCGTGGGCCGTTCCGGTCGTCATCCAGGGAATGATCTTCTACCTGCTGTTCGAGCCCTCGATCGGCTTCGCGGTGCGGCCGCTCCAGGAGCTCGGGGTGATGTCCTCGACGCCGCTGACGACGACTCGAGACGCGTTCGTCCTGCTGATCACCGCCGACGTCTGGAAGACGACGGCGTTCATGGCGCTGATCATCCTCGCCGGCCTCCAGAGCATCGATCGGAGCCTCTACGAGGTCGGTCGGGTCGCGGGCGCGACGCGCTGGCAGCGGTTCGTGATGATCACGTTCCCGCTCGTCCTGCCCGCGGTCCTCGTCGCGATGCTGTTCCGGACGCTGCAAGCGATGCAGGTGTACGGTATCGTCGTGACGATGTCGGGGTGTTCGACGGTGCCGTCGCTCACCTGCATGGTCGTCGAGTCGTTCCGGGCCAATCGGTTCGCGACCTCGGCGACCATCGCGTTCCTCACGGCGGGAATCATCTCCATCATTATCGGCGTCTACCTGGTGAAGTTCGTCGACAGCCTCAGGGAGATCGGAGGTGACGTCTGA
- a CDS encoding carbohydrate ABC transporter permease → MAAETGPVTQSEDDLSTLQRWVQRSIRDPQLAYRAMFYTAMIFFLVFTLFPFYWLLVLALTPNRLIFNMGILPEGFNISVFWDVFQQVPIHLYILNSFVIAITTTIIVLLVASLAGYVFGRLRFRGKGPLMLLILVISFFPPAAFILPLFRIFTGNVVVMGRTTPDLFNTAGAMIIPFSALMLPLSIFILTTFYAQIPDGLEDAARVEGTTRIGALIRVIVPLSMPGISTAGILTFIAVYQEFFFSFLMTDGRVENWAPLVWGILNFQGRYSDLYNYMAAASIIGVVPVALLVVIAQEKIVSGLTQGALKE, encoded by the coding sequence ATGGCGGCCGAAACCGGCCCCGTGACCCAGTCGGAGGACGATCTCAGTACGCTTCAGCGATGGGTCCAGCGCAGCATCCGCGATCCGCAGCTGGCCTACCGCGCGATGTTCTACACGGCGATGATCTTCTTCCTCGTCTTCACGCTGTTCCCGTTCTACTGGCTGCTGGTGCTCGCGCTCACGCCGAACCGCCTCATCTTCAATATGGGGATCCTTCCCGAGGGATTCAATATCAGCGTGTTCTGGGACGTGTTTCAGCAGGTGCCGATACACCTGTACATCCTCAACAGCTTCGTCATCGCCATCACGACGACGATCATCGTCCTGCTCGTCGCGAGCCTGGCCGGCTACGTCTTCGGGCGACTCCGGTTCCGCGGGAAGGGGCCGCTGATGTTGCTCATCCTGGTCATCTCGTTCTTCCCGCCGGCGGCGTTCATCCTGCCGCTGTTCCGCATCTTCACCGGCAACGTCGTGGTGATGGGACGGACGACTCCCGACCTGTTCAACACGGCGGGAGCGATGATAATTCCCTTCAGCGCGCTCATGCTGCCGCTGTCGATTTTCATCCTCACGACGTTCTACGCGCAGATCCCGGACGGCCTCGAGGACGCCGCCCGGGTCGAGGGGACGACCAGAATCGGGGCGCTGATCCGGGTGATCGTGCCCCTCTCGATGCCCGGGATATCGACCGCCGGCATCCTCACGTTCATCGCCGTCTACCAGGAGTTCTTCTTCTCGTTCCTGATGACCGACGGCCGGGTGGAGAACTGGGCGCCGCTGGTCTGGGGCATCCTCAACTTCCAGGGGCGGTACTCGGATCTCTACAACTACATGGCGGCGGCGAGCATCATCGGCGTCGTCCCGGTCGCGCTGCTCGTCGTCATCGCACAGGAGAAAATCGTCAGCGGACTCACGCAAGGAGCGCTCAAGGAGTGA
- a CDS encoding ABC transporter ATP-binding protein — protein MGKVTLEHVTKRYEDVVAVDDMNLEIEDGEFVCLVGPSGCGKSTTLESIAGLTTPTEGRIEIADREVTNLPPKDRDIAMVFQNIALFPHMDVYDNISFGLRLRDYEQEEIDRAVEEAANIVQLEEMERRQPSELSGGQRQRVAIARAIVRDPEVFLMDEPLANLDAKLRVHMRTELQRLHKELDVTTIYVTHDQAEAMTMSDRIAVIDGGELQQIAPPLVCYNEPANRFVAGFIGSPSMNFVEGELVGGGLETPNFTVAVDPSRIDGASVGDAVTLGVRPEDVYLAENERYVSAPGDPIEATTDVLEPMGDEVFVYLLFEESGGRTMDQQGSRGSGELLMSVDPDTDLEEEETIEVVLDHSRLHLFDAETGAAITHGVEDLSDARVAVADAEGDS, from the coding sequence ATGGGTAAGGTAACACTCGAACACGTCACGAAACGCTACGAAGACGTCGTCGCGGTCGACGATATGAACCTCGAGATCGAGGACGGCGAGTTCGTCTGTCTCGTCGGCCCCTCGGGCTGCGGGAAGTCGACCACGCTCGAATCGATCGCGGGACTGACCACGCCGACGGAGGGTCGCATCGAAATCGCCGACCGGGAGGTGACGAACCTGCCGCCGAAGGACCGGGACATCGCGATGGTGTTCCAGAACATCGCGCTGTTCCCGCACATGGACGTCTACGACAACATCAGCTTCGGCCTCCGGCTTCGCGACTACGAGCAGGAGGAGATCGACCGGGCGGTCGAGGAAGCGGCGAACATCGTCCAGCTCGAGGAGATGGAACGCCGCCAGCCGAGCGAACTCTCCGGCGGGCAGCGCCAGCGCGTCGCCATCGCCCGCGCGATCGTTCGCGATCCGGAGGTGTTCCTGATGGACGAGCCGCTGGCGAACTTGGACGCGAAGCTGCGCGTCCACATGCGGACCGAACTCCAGCGCCTGCACAAGGAGCTGGACGTGACGACGATCTACGTCACCCACGACCAGGCCGAGGCGATGACGATGTCCGACCGGATCGCCGTCATCGACGGCGGGGAGCTCCAGCAGATCGCGCCGCCGCTGGTCTGCTACAACGAGCCCGCCAACCGGTTCGTCGCGGGCTTCATCGGCTCGCCCTCGATGAACTTCGTCGAGGGCGAACTCGTCGGCGGCGGCCTCGAGACGCCGAACTTCACGGTCGCGGTCGATCCGAGCCGGATCGACGGCGCCTCGGTCGGCGACGCGGTCACGCTCGGCGTCCGGCCCGAGGACGTCTACCTCGCGGAGAACGAACGGTACGTGTCGGCGCCGGGCGACCCCATCGAGGCCACGACGGACGTCCTCGAGCCGATGGGCGACGAAGTGTTCGTCTACCTGTTGTTTGAAGAGAGCGGCGGTCGGACGATGGACCAGCAGGGCTCGCGCGGGTCGGGGGAACTGCTGATGAGCGTCGATCCCGACACGGACCTCGAGGAGGAGGAGACGATCGAGGTCGTCCTCGACCACTCCAGGCTCCACCTCTTCGACGCCGAGACGGGAGCGGCGATCACCCACGGCGTCGAGGACCTCTCGGACGCACGCGTCGCCGTCGCGGACGCGGAGGGCGACAGCTAA
- a CDS encoding sugar phosphate isomerase/epimerase family protein: MDIGVHTPPLADESLEGALAYLSDLGVDAIEPGVGGFPGDDHLVRAEYLDDEDAQVELEELLGEFDMRISALATHNNPLHPDEAQAEEADTELREAIQLADQLDVNTVTCFSGLPAGGPDDEVPNWITAPWPTEHADAHEYQWEVAVEYWSDLAGFADDRGVDLAVEMHPNMLVYEPHGMARLREETNDRVGANFDPSHLYWQNISITDAVRYLGERDAIHHFHAKDTKIYEEQAREKGVLDTTAYDDEPNRSWLFRSVGYGHGEAHWKDIVSALRMVDYDGALSIEHEDSLTSSREGLEKAIELLQRAVFREQPGEAYWAE; the protein is encoded by the coding sequence ATGGATATCGGTGTTCACACCCCACCGCTGGCAGACGAATCGCTCGAGGGCGCGCTCGCGTACCTCTCCGATCTCGGCGTCGACGCGATCGAACCCGGCGTCGGCGGCTTCCCCGGCGACGACCACCTCGTCCGAGCGGAGTACTTAGACGACGAGGACGCCCAGGTCGAACTCGAGGAGCTGCTCGGGGAGTTCGACATGCGGATCAGCGCGCTCGCGACGCACAATAATCCGCTCCACCCCGACGAAGCGCAGGCCGAGGAGGCCGACACCGAGCTCCGGGAGGCGATCCAGCTCGCCGACCAACTGGACGTGAACACGGTGACCTGCTTCTCCGGGCTCCCGGCCGGCGGCCCCGACGACGAGGTGCCCAACTGGATCACGGCCCCCTGGCCGACCGAACACGCCGACGCCCACGAGTACCAGTGGGAGGTCGCCGTCGAGTACTGGTCCGACCTCGCGGGGTTCGCGGACGACCGCGGCGTCGACCTCGCGGTCGAGATGCACCCGAACATGCTGGTCTACGAGCCCCACGGGATGGCCCGCCTGCGCGAGGAGACGAACGACCGCGTCGGCGCGAACTTCGACCCCTCGCACCTCTACTGGCAGAACATCTCGATCACCGACGCGGTCCGCTACCTCGGCGAGCGCGACGCGATCCACCACTTCCACGCCAAGGACACGAAGATCTACGAGGAGCAGGCCCGCGAGAAGGGCGTCCTCGATACGACCGCCTACGACGACGAGCCGAACCGCTCGTGGCTGTTCCGCTCGGTCGGGTACGGCCACGGCGAGGCCCACTGGAAGGACATCGTCTCGGCGCTGCGGATGGTCGACTACGACGGCGCGCTCTCGATCGAGCACGAGGACTCGCTGACGAGTTCCCGCGAGGGGCTCGAGAAGGCGATCGAACTCCTCCAGCGGGCGGTCTTCCGGGAACAGCCCGGGGAGGCGTACTGGGCCGAATAA